A region of Photobacterium sanguinicancri DNA encodes the following proteins:
- a CDS encoding cell division protein FtsQ/DivIB — MTDVVKKSVFLASPLPTKHLGGVAFFIAVIVFIAWLLSAALSWMTDANRLPLSQLIIQGELKHLTTNDVRQAILQLDHLGTFMTQDIESLQSALESLPWVAHASVRKQWPETVKVYLLEHQPAAIWNQDNLVNMNGEVFYADANQVADLALVHLSGPDGSSQQLLAALDEMQPRLQLAGFEIDTLILNERRAWRVELTNGIRLELGRKTRMERLERFISLYPEIEMQGKAIEYVDLRYDIGAAVGWKTIPKE, encoded by the coding sequence ATGACGGACGTAGTCAAAAAAAGCGTATTTTTAGCTTCGCCGCTACCCACTAAGCATTTAGGGGGCGTCGCTTTTTTTATTGCCGTTATCGTGTTTATTGCATGGTTGCTGAGTGCTGCATTGAGCTGGATGACAGATGCTAATCGTCTCCCGCTTTCGCAGCTCATCATCCAAGGTGAGTTAAAGCATTTAACCACCAATGATGTTCGGCAAGCCATTTTGCAGCTCGACCATTTGGGTACATTTATGACCCAAGATATTGAAAGTCTGCAAAGTGCTTTGGAATCTCTACCTTGGGTTGCCCATGCGTCAGTGCGAAAGCAGTGGCCAGAAACGGTAAAGGTTTATTTGCTAGAACATCAACCTGCAGCCATTTGGAATCAGGATAATCTGGTCAATATGAACGGTGAGGTGTTTTATGCTGATGCCAATCAGGTAGCTGACTTAGCATTAGTGCACTTATCTGGACCTGATGGCAGTAGCCAGCAACTCTTAGCTGCATTGGATGAAATGCAACCAAGGTTACAGCTTGCGGGCTTTGAAATTGATACGCTTATCTTAAATGAACGCCGAGCTTGGCGTGTTGAGTTAACTAATGGTATTCGGTTAGAGCTAGGTCGAAAAACACGAATGGAGCGTTTAGAACGTTTCATTAGCTTATACCCTGAGATAGAAATGCAGGGTAAAGCAATAGAGTACGTAGATTTACGGTACGATATTGGTGCGGCTGTAGGCTGGAAAACGATACCGAAAGAATAA
- the ftsA gene encoding cell division protein FtsA, whose amino-acid sequence MTKATDKKLIVGLDIGTSKVCALVGEVLPDSNVNVIGVGSSPSRGMDKGGVNDLESVVKSVQRAVDKAALMADCEIDSVYLSLSGKHIRCQTEKGMVPISDKEVTQDDVDSVIHTAKSVKISDEHRTLHVIPQEFAIDYQEGIKNPVGLSGVRMEASVHLITCHNDMARNIVKAVERCGLKVDQLIFSGLAASHAVLTADERELGVCVVDIGGGTMDIAFWTGGALRHAEVIPYAGNVVTSDIAYAFGTPPGDAEEIKVKYGCALSELVSKDAKVDVPSVGGRPSRSLQSQTLAEVIEPRYSELLGLVNQRLVEIQEQLRNAGVKHHLAAGIVLTGGAAQIEGLNECAERVFQNQVRIGQPLELSGLTDYVQAPHYATAVGLLHYGKDNQSFNDSEVEPKRSVSGLFSKVSGWFKKEF is encoded by the coding sequence ATGACTAAGGCAACAGATAAAAAACTCATAGTTGGCCTTGATATCGGTACTTCCAAAGTTTGTGCTTTGGTTGGGGAAGTGCTGCCAGACAGTAATGTCAACGTTATTGGTGTTGGTAGCAGCCCGTCTCGCGGTATGGACAAAGGCGGAGTCAATGATCTTGAATCTGTCGTTAAGTCTGTTCAGCGCGCTGTCGATAAAGCGGCTTTGATGGCAGATTGTGAAATTGATTCAGTCTACTTGTCGCTATCTGGCAAACATATTCGTTGCCAGACAGAAAAAGGCATGGTGCCTATTTCTGACAAAGAGGTAACGCAAGATGACGTCGATAGTGTTATTCATACGGCGAAATCAGTAAAAATTAGCGATGAACATCGAACTTTACATGTAATTCCTCAGGAATTTGCTATTGATTATCAAGAGGGAATTAAAAATCCTGTTGGTTTATCTGGCGTTCGGATGGAAGCGAGTGTTCATTTGATTACCTGTCACAACGATATGGCGCGTAACATTGTTAAAGCGGTAGAGCGTTGTGGCTTAAAAGTGGATCAACTGATCTTTTCCGGTTTAGCGGCAAGTCATGCGGTATTAACCGCAGATGAGCGTGAACTGGGTGTCTGCGTAGTCGATATTGGCGGCGGCACTATGGACATAGCTTTCTGGACTGGCGGTGCTTTACGCCATGCAGAAGTGATCCCTTATGCGGGTAATGTTGTCACCAGCGACATTGCTTATGCTTTCGGTACACCTCCGGGTGATGCTGAAGAAATTAAAGTTAAATATGGCTGTGCACTCAGCGAGTTAGTTAGCAAAGACGCCAAGGTTGATGTACCTAGTGTTGGTGGCCGACCATCGCGTAGCTTGCAGAGCCAGACCCTAGCGGAAGTGATTGAACCTCGCTATAGCGAATTATTAGGTTTAGTTAATCAGAGGCTAGTAGAGATCCAAGAACAATTGCGTAATGCGGGCGTAAAACACCACTTAGCAGCAGGCATTGTTTTAACGGGTGGCGCGGCACAAATTGAAGGGCTTAATGAGTGTGCGGAACGTGTGTTCCAAAACCAAGTCCGAATTGGCCAACCACTTGAGCTAAGTGGATTAACAGATTATGTGCAAGCACCGCATTATGCGACAGCAGTGGGTTTGCTGCACTACGGAAAGGATAATCAATCGTTTAACGATAGCGAAGTAGAGCCAAAACGTTCAGTTTCGGGTTTATTTTCTAAAGTGAGCGGCTGGTTTAAAAAAGAATTTTAA
- the ftsZ gene encoding cell division protein FtsZ, whose amino-acid sequence MFEPMMEISDEAVIKVIGVGGGGGNAVDHMVRESIEGVEFITVNTDAQALRKSSVSTVIQIGGDITKGLGAGANPQVGRDSALEDREAIKNELQGSDMIFIAAGMGGGTGTGAAPIIAEVAKELGILTVAVVTKPFSFEGKKRMAFAEQGIEELSKHVDSLITIPNEKLLKVLGRGITLLDAFAKANDVLKNAVQGIAELITRPGMINVDFADVRTVMSEMGHAMMGSGMAVGDDRAEEAAEMAISSPLLEDIDLAGARGVLVNITAGMDMRLDEFETVGNTVKAFASDNATVVIGTSLDPEMTDELRVTVVATGIGKESKPDITLVTTSKPAPAVASSQEKAAVSAIEEQPKAAPLTQSNSVESPASSSSSAATAPKASPQSEHDYLDIPAFLRQQAD is encoded by the coding sequence ATGTTTGAACCGATGATGGAAATCTCTGACGAAGCGGTAATCAAGGTCATTGGCGTTGGCGGCGGCGGCGGTAATGCTGTCGATCACATGGTTCGTGAATCAATTGAAGGTGTTGAGTTCATCACCGTTAATACCGATGCACAAGCACTGCGTAAATCGAGTGTAAGCACTGTGATTCAAATCGGTGGCGATATCACTAAAGGTCTAGGTGCGGGTGCAAACCCACAAGTAGGTCGTGATTCGGCGCTGGAAGACCGTGAAGCTATCAAGAATGAACTGCAAGGTTCAGACATGATCTTCATTGCGGCAGGTATGGGTGGCGGTACTGGTACTGGTGCGGCTCCAATCATTGCTGAAGTGGCAAAAGAACTGGGTATTCTTACAGTAGCGGTGGTGACTAAACCATTTAGCTTCGAAGGTAAGAAACGTATGGCATTTGCAGAGCAGGGCATCGAGGAGCTTTCTAAGCACGTCGATTCTCTTATCACAATTCCAAACGAGAAATTACTGAAAGTTCTTGGCCGTGGTATCACGCTACTGGACGCTTTTGCGAAAGCAAATGACGTGCTTAAGAATGCGGTTCAAGGTATTGCTGAGCTAATTACACGCCCCGGTATGATCAATGTCGATTTCGCTGATGTACGTACAGTGATGTCGGAAATGGGTCATGCAATGATGGGTAGTGGTATGGCTGTCGGTGATGATCGTGCTGAAGAAGCGGCTGAAATGGCTATTTCTAGCCCGCTACTTGAAGATATTGATCTTGCTGGTGCTCGTGGTGTTCTTGTTAACATTACAGCAGGCATGGATATGCGTCTTGATGAGTTTGAAACTGTGGGTAACACAGTGAAAGCATTCGCATCAGATAACGCAACCGTTGTTATCGGTACGTCACTTGATCCTGAAATGACAGACGAACTACGCGTAACTGTTGTTGCGACAGGTATTGGTAAAGAAAGTAAGCCAGATATTACATTGGTGACAACCTCTAAACCTGCGCCTGCTGTTGCCTCTTCACAAGAGAAGGCTGCAGTATCTGCGATTGAAGAACAGCCTAAAGCGGCTCCTTTAACGCAAAGCAACTCTGTTGAATCGCCAGCATCGTCGTCATCTTCTGCGGCTACAGCGCCAAAAGCGTCACCGCAAAGTGAACATGACTACCTTGATATCCCTGCGTTTTTACGTCAGCAAGCTGATTAA
- the lpxC gene encoding UDP-3-O-acyl-N-acetylglucosamine deacetylase: MIRQRTLKSIVQTTGVGLHSGRKVTLILRPAAANTGVIYRRTDLNPPVDFPANADSVRDTMLCTALVNDEGVRISTVEHLNAALAGMGIDNVIIEVDAPEIPIMDGSASPFIYLLQSAGIDTLNAPKRFLRIKKTVRVEDGDKWAELRPYNGFRLDFAIEFNHPAIDSEQQRLLLDFSSQSFVKDISRARTFGFMHDIEYLQSQNLCLGGSFDNAIVLDQYRILNEDGLRFDNELVTHKVLDAIGDLYMCGHNIVGEMAAYKSGHALNNKLLRAVLADQEAYEWTTYQDEKDSPVTLAQPGMVLA, translated from the coding sequence ATGATCAGACAACGTACATTGAAAAGCATTGTCCAAACTACTGGTGTGGGTCTCCACTCTGGTCGTAAAGTCACGCTTATTCTACGCCCTGCTGCGGCGAATACGGGTGTGATCTATCGTCGTACTGACTTAAATCCACCAGTGGATTTTCCTGCTAATGCAGACTCGGTGCGCGATACTATGCTGTGTACAGCCCTTGTGAATGACGAAGGCGTACGTATCTCAACCGTTGAGCACTTAAACGCTGCGCTTGCAGGTATGGGTATCGATAATGTGATTATCGAAGTAGATGCGCCTGAAATTCCTATTATGGATGGCAGTGCGAGCCCATTTATTTACTTGCTACAGTCTGCAGGTATCGACACGTTGAATGCGCCAAAACGCTTTTTACGTATCAAGAAAACTGTTCGCGTAGAAGATGGCGATAAATGGGCAGAGTTACGTCCATATAACGGTTTCCGTTTAGACTTCGCTATTGAATTCAATCACCCTGCGATTGATTCTGAACAGCAGCGTTTATTGTTAGATTTTTCTAGCCAATCATTCGTAAAAGACATTAGTCGTGCACGTACTTTTGGTTTCATGCACGATATCGAATACCTACAATCGCAAAACTTATGTTTAGGCGGTAGTTTCGATAACGCAATTGTATTAGACCAGTACCGTATTCTTAATGAAGACGGTCTGCGCTTTGATAACGAGTTAGTGACACACAAAGTATTGGATGCCATTGGTGACCTTTATATGTGCGGTCACAATATTGTGGGTGAAATGGCTGCATATAAGTCAGGTCACGCATTAAACAATAAACTATTGCGTGCAGTGTTAGCTGATCAAGAAGCTTACGAGTGGACAACCTATCAAGATGAGAAAGATTCACCCGTTACTTTGGCTCAGCCTGGTATGGTATTAGCGTAA
- a CDS encoding DUF721 domain-containing protein translates to MRDHRPQTPAHLLDDSTLGNIQQRAVALAKLNEAVKQHLNCAAHCRVSNYRQQTLIIEVSSASWSMRLNFERNSLINKLREHLLPQLIQIDIKVNPNLAADAERKQQKLPDIVRKPITEKAAGYLLYTAQHAPDKVKARLERIAALAKRRQSE, encoded by the coding sequence ATGAGAGATCATCGCCCACAAACACCGGCTCACCTATTGGATGACTCCACACTTGGCAATATCCAGCAACGTGCCGTAGCACTGGCTAAATTAAATGAAGCCGTTAAACAGCACTTAAATTGTGCAGCCCATTGCCGTGTCAGTAATTACCGTCAGCAAACACTGATCATTGAAGTTTCATCGGCCAGTTGGTCAATGCGCCTAAACTTTGAAAGAAATAGTTTGATAAATAAGCTACGAGAGCATTTACTGCCACAGCTTATACAAATTGATATCAAGGTTAACCCCAACCTCGCCGCTGATGCTGAACGTAAACAACAAAAATTACCGGATATAGTACGAAAACCCATTACAGAAAAAGCTGCTGGTTATCTACTCTATACCGCTCAGCACGCACCAGATAAAGTAAAAGCTCGGTTAGAGCGCATTGCTGCATTAGCTAAACGTCGCCAGTCAGAATAA
- the secA gene encoding preprotein translocase subunit SecA: MLSKLLTKIIGSRNDRTLRRLRKIVDQINKLEPQFDSLLDEELKAKTVEFRERIEQGENLDQLLPEAFATVREASKRVFGMRHFDVQLIGGMVLNNCQIAEMRTGEGKTLTATLPAYLNALTGKGVHIVTVNDYLAARDAETNRALFEFLGMTVGVNVPNMPPQAKKEAYQADVLYGTNNEFGFDYLRDNMAFRPEDRVQRERFFAVVDEVDSILIDEARTPLIISGPAEDSSELYTKINTLIPLLVKQDKEDSEEYRGDGHYTVDEKSKQAHLTETGQEFVEELLQKNGLMEEGDTLYSPANISLLHHVNAALRAHVLFERDVDYIVKDDEVIIVDEHTGRTMPGRRWSEGLHQAVEAKEGAKIQNENQTLASITFQNFFRLYEKLSGMTGTADTEAFEFKSIYNLETVVMPTNKPMIRDDMGDLVYMTEQEKFGAIAEDIKERVEKGQPVLVGTVSIEKSELLSNALKKEGIKHEVLNAKFHEKEADIVANAGQSGAVTIATNMAGRGTDIVLGGHWQSELAQIEEPTEAQIADIKAKWKVRHDAVLTSGGLHIIGTERHESRRIDNQLRGRSGRQGDAGSSRFYLSMEDGLMRIFASDRVSGMMKKLGMEEGEAIEHPWVTKAIENAQRKVEGRNFDIRKQLLEFDDVANDQRKVVYELRDELMNAEDISDMISQNHHDVLTSVFEQYVPAQSLEEMWDIQGLEERLKADFDLALPIQEWLDSEEKLYEEALRERIIEQAVAIYQQKEEVVGAPVLRNFEKTVMLQNLDMLWKEHLAAMDHLRQGIHLRGYAQKNPKQEYKRESFELFEEMLESLKSDVIAILSRVRVQQQEDVDRIEEERRQQAEELARRQQFQHQNAENQIADESTSDEEGAGTFQREERKVGRNEPCPCGSGKKYKQCHGKIN; the protein is encoded by the coding sequence ATGTTATCAAAACTACTGACAAAAATTATCGGTAGCCGTAACGACCGCACTCTGCGTCGTTTGCGCAAAATCGTCGATCAAATCAATAAATTAGAACCTCAATTTGACAGCCTGTTAGATGAAGAGCTTAAGGCCAAGACGGTCGAGTTCCGTGAGCGTATCGAACAAGGTGAAAATCTAGACCAACTACTACCAGAAGCATTTGCTACTGTTCGCGAAGCATCAAAACGTGTATTCGGTATGCGTCACTTTGATGTTCAGCTCATTGGTGGCATGGTGTTGAACAACTGCCAGATTGCAGAAATGCGCACTGGTGAAGGTAAAACGCTAACAGCAACACTACCAGCCTACCTTAATGCTCTAACGGGTAAAGGCGTTCACATCGTTACAGTGAATGATTACCTAGCGGCACGTGATGCCGAAACAAACCGCGCACTATTTGAATTCCTAGGTATGACTGTTGGCGTTAACGTGCCAAACATGCCGCCTCAAGCGAAGAAAGAAGCGTACCAAGCGGATGTACTTTACGGTACAAATAATGAGTTTGGTTTCGATTACCTGCGTGACAACATGGCATTCCGTCCGGAAGATCGTGTTCAACGTGAGCGTTTCTTTGCGGTTGTCGATGAAGTGGATTCCATCTTAATCGATGAAGCGCGTACGCCATTGATTATTTCAGGTCCAGCCGAAGACAGCTCTGAGCTTTACACTAAGATCAATACATTGATCCCTCTGTTAGTGAAGCAAGATAAAGAAGACAGTGAAGAGTACCGCGGTGACGGCCACTACACAGTCGACGAAAAATCGAAGCAAGCGCATTTAACTGAAACAGGCCAAGAGTTTGTTGAAGAGCTACTACAAAAAAATGGCTTGATGGAAGAAGGTGATACGCTTTACTCCCCTGCCAACATTAGCTTGCTACACCACGTGAACGCGGCTCTGCGTGCTCATGTGCTGTTTGAACGTGATGTTGATTACATCGTAAAAGATGATGAAGTCATCATCGTCGATGAGCATACTGGCCGTACTATGCCGGGTCGTCGCTGGTCTGAAGGTTTGCATCAAGCTGTTGAAGCAAAAGAAGGTGCAAAAATTCAGAACGAGAACCAAACTCTCGCTTCTATTACTTTCCAGAACTTCTTCCGCTTGTACGAAAAACTGTCTGGTATGACAGGTACGGCTGATACTGAAGCATTCGAATTCAAGTCAATCTACAACCTTGAAACCGTTGTAATGCCAACCAATAAGCCAATGATCCGTGATGACATGGGTGATTTGGTTTACATGACTGAGCAAGAAAAATTTGGCGCGATTGCTGAAGATATCAAAGAACGCGTAGAGAAAGGTCAGCCAGTGTTGGTTGGTACAGTTTCGATTGAAAAATCAGAACTGCTATCTAATGCATTGAAAAAAGAAGGCATCAAGCATGAAGTGCTTAATGCTAAATTCCATGAAAAAGAAGCTGATATTGTTGCGAATGCTGGTCAGTCAGGTGCGGTAACTATCGCAACTAACATGGCAGGTCGTGGTACCGATATCGTATTGGGCGGTCACTGGCAGAGTGAACTTGCGCAGATAGAAGAGCCAACTGAAGCGCAAATTGCCGACATTAAAGCGAAGTGGAAAGTACGCCACGATGCTGTACTTACGTCGGGCGGTTTACATATTATTGGTACTGAGCGTCATGAATCTCGCCGTATCGATAATCAGCTACGCGGTCGTTCTGGTCGTCAAGGTGATGCGGGCTCATCTCGTTTCTACTTGTCGATGGAAGATGGCCTGATGCGTATTTTCGCTTCAGATCGTGTTTCTGGCATGATGAAAAAACTGGGTATGGAAGAAGGCGAAGCGATCGAGCACCCTTGGGTGACTAAGGCTATCGAGAACGCACAACGTAAAGTTGAAGGCCGTAACTTCGATATTCGTAAGCAATTGCTTGAGTTTGATGACGTTGCCAATGATCAACGTAAAGTGGTTTATGAGTTGCGTGATGAATTAATGAATGCTGAAGATATCAGCGACATGATTTCACAAAACCACCATGACGTACTAACGTCAGTCTTTGAGCAATATGTGCCAGCACAATCACTTGAAGAAATGTGGGATATTCAAGGCCTTGAAGAGCGTCTAAAAGCAGACTTCGATCTAGCGTTACCTATTCAGGAATGGCTAGATAGCGAAGAGAAGCTTTACGAAGAAGCGTTACGTGAGCGTATCATCGAGCAAGCTGTTGCTATTTACCAACAGAAAGAAGAAGTTGTAGGTGCGCCAGTACTACGCAACTTCGAGAAAACGGTAATGCTGCAAAACCTCGATATGTTGTGGAAAGAACACTTGGCGGCGATGGATCATCTGCGTCAAGGTATCCACCTACGTGGTTACGCCCAGAAAAACCCGAAACAAGAATACAAGCGTGAATCTTTTGAGTTATTTGAAGAGATGCTTGAAAGCCTGAAATCGGACGTGATTGCGATTCTGAGCCGTGTACGTGTTCAACAGCAAGAAGATGTTGATCGTATTGAAGAAGAACGTCGTCAACAAGCTGAAGAGCTTGCTCGTCGTCAGCAATTCCAGCATCAAAATGCGGAAAATCAAATTGCAGATGAAAGTACGAGTGATGAAGAAGGCGCGGGCACTTTCCAGCGTGAAGAGCGTAAAGTGGGCCGTAACGAGCCTTGCCCATGTGGTTCAGGTAAAAAATACAAACAGTGTCACGGTAAAATCAATTAA
- the mutT gene encoding 8-oxo-dGTP diphosphatase MutT has translation MDKQQLWISAGIILNAQQDKVFITQRAAKAHQGGFWEFAGGKVEQNETAEQAVIRELHEEVGIDVTELVHFLSLAHDYPDKSLKFDFFLVTDFVGDAYGKEGQPGKWVDISALNPNDFPEANAVVLDKLQLRVMS, from the coding sequence ATGGATAAGCAACAACTATGGATCTCGGCAGGGATCATTCTTAATGCTCAACAAGATAAAGTGTTTATTACTCAGCGTGCGGCTAAAGCCCATCAAGGTGGATTCTGGGAATTTGCTGGCGGAAAAGTAGAGCAGAATGAAACGGCTGAGCAAGCAGTGATCCGTGAGCTTCATGAAGAGGTGGGGATCGATGTGACTGAGTTAGTGCATTTTCTTTCTTTGGCTCATGATTACCCTGATAAGTCGCTTAAGTTTGATTTCTTTTTGGTGACGGATTTTGTTGGTGATGCTTATGGCAAAGAAGGTCAGCCGGGTAAATGGGTTGATATTTCTGCATTGAATCCTAATGATTTCCCTGAAGCCAATGCTGTTGTACTTGATAAGTTGCAGCTGCGTGTAATGAGCTAA
- the yacG gene encoding DNA gyrase inhibitor YacG — protein MSQPSAPTIVKCPSCKADVEWNEKSAYRPFCSKRCQLIDLGEWAEEEKAIPGAPDLSDSDGWSEDMNY, from the coding sequence GTGTCACAACCAAGCGCACCGACAATTGTTAAATGTCCATCTTGTAAAGCAGATGTAGAATGGAATGAAAAAAGTGCCTATCGTCCATTTTGCTCTAAGCGTTGCCAATTAATTGATTTAGGTGAATGGGCAGAAGAAGAAAAAGCTATTCCTGGTGCACCAGATTTATCAGACTCTGATGGCTGGTCAGAAGATATGAACTATTAA
- the zapD gene encoding cell division protein ZapD yields MQTNNFEHPLNEKVRIYLRLEYLIRQMQSSCQKTDHWQHQIFFRALFDLLEILEQIQLKAELAKDLTHQASKLKRWLDVPGVDQQALLTLLDKLELMQRQLMTASRLGQELRNDRFLCGIKQRFSIPGGSCCFDLPALHHWLHLPLVHKQSDMTNWLEAISEISNALLLWLRLTREQGQFQPQVARGGFFQHDADDACLLRIQICPSYGVYPMISGHRNRFSIRFIPFEDGAPIADTIEFKLAIC; encoded by the coding sequence ATGCAGACAAATAATTTTGAACATCCGCTCAACGAAAAAGTGCGAATTTACCTGCGACTGGAATACCTCATTCGCCAGATGCAGTCTTCTTGCCAAAAAACGGATCACTGGCAACACCAAATATTCTTTCGAGCACTGTTTGATTTATTAGAGATCCTAGAGCAAATTCAGCTTAAAGCAGAGTTAGCGAAAGATTTGACCCACCAAGCGAGCAAGCTTAAGCGTTGGCTAGATGTACCAGGGGTTGACCAACAAGCCCTTTTAACGCTACTGGATAAACTCGAGCTAATGCAACGCCAGCTGATGACAGCATCACGTTTAGGTCAAGAATTACGTAACGATCGCTTTCTTTGTGGGATCAAGCAACGCTTTTCAATCCCGGGTGGTAGTTGCTGCTTTGATTTACCCGCACTGCACCATTGGCTGCATTTACCCTTGGTACACAAGCAAAGCGATATGACCAATTGGCTAGAGGCAATATCTGAGATATCCAATGCTTTACTGCTTTGGTTACGCCTAACGCGTGAACAAGGTCAATTTCAACCGCAGGTCGCTCGTGGTGGGTTCTTTCAGCACGATGCCGATGATGCATGTTTATTGCGCATTCAAATTTGCCCGAGCTACGGTGTATACCCTATGATATCAGGGCATCGTAATCGCTTTTCGATCCGCTTCATCCCATTTGAGGATGGTGCACCGATTGCCGATACCATTGAATTTAAACTTGCTATTTGCTGA
- the coaE gene encoding dephospho-CoA kinase (Dephospho-CoA kinase (CoaE) performs the final step in coenzyme A biosynthesis.), with protein sequence MTMVVGLTGGIGSGKTTVANLFAQYGIDLIDADVIAREVVEPGSEGLIAIELKLGADILLTDGQLNRSKLRELIFSQPRLKSWLDELLHPLIRQRMLTKIDNSQSAYCLLVIPLMVENNLQSLAHRLLVVDVEESVQIERTLQRDLVSEEQVKNILAAQASRKERNAAADDIISNNGDSSALPDKVAQLHHHYLELSQRYQ encoded by the coding sequence ATGACGATGGTTGTAGGCCTTACCGGTGGCATTGGCAGTGGTAAAACCACAGTTGCAAATCTATTTGCCCAATATGGTATTGATCTTATTGATGCAGATGTAATTGCACGTGAAGTTGTTGAACCTGGCAGCGAAGGGTTAATTGCCATTGAACTAAAACTTGGTGCTGACATCTTACTGACAGACGGCCAATTAAACCGTAGTAAGTTAAGAGAGTTAATTTTCTCTCAACCACGATTAAAAAGCTGGTTAGATGAACTGTTACACCCCTTAATTCGTCAACGCATGCTGACGAAAATAGATAATAGCCAATCAGCCTATTGCTTACTGGTTATTCCGCTAATGGTTGAGAATAACTTACAGTCTTTAGCTCACCGTTTATTGGTCGTAGATGTAGAAGAGTCCGTGCAAATTGAACGTACTTTACAGCGCGATCTCGTTAGCGAAGAGCAAGTAAAAAACATATTGGCCGCGCAAGCCTCAAGGAAAGAGCGCAACGCCGCAGCCGATGACATTATTAGTAATAATGGTGATAGCAGCGCCTTACCCGATAAAGTGGCGCAATTGCATCATCACTATCTCGAATTGAGCCAACGTTACCAATAA
- a CDS encoding prepilin peptidase: protein MELLTYYPWLYPAFAALFGLLIGSFLNVVIYRLPIMMEREWKRDCIDCFPEFQQGDGTGEEKDKTAEKQPAFNLSVPRSRCPNCSELITAKDNIPIFSWLWLKGRCRHCQHPISARYPLVELLTAALTATVALLLPPSEWSIAVIFFTFTLIALTFIDIDKMLLPDQLTLPLMWAGLMLAVLGISPVSIEDALIGAMFGYLSLWSLYWCFKLLTGKEGMGYGDFKLLAALGAWLGWQSLPFVILLSSLIGAICGIILMKIQKSDTQAPFSFGPYLAMAGWVSMLWGTQIIDWYLTSYLGL from the coding sequence ATGGAACTGCTGACTTATTACCCTTGGCTTTACCCTGCATTCGCCGCCCTTTTCGGCTTATTAATCGGCAGCTTCTTAAATGTGGTGATTTACCGTTTACCCATCATGATGGAACGTGAGTGGAAACGTGACTGTATTGACTGTTTCCCTGAGTTTCAACAAGGTGATGGTACTGGTGAAGAAAAAGACAAAACAGCGGAAAAACAACCGGCATTCAACCTGAGTGTACCGCGCTCACGCTGCCCAAACTGTAGCGAGCTCATTACGGCGAAAGATAATATTCCGATATTCAGTTGGTTGTGGCTAAAAGGCCGCTGCCGCCACTGCCAGCACCCTATCAGTGCACGCTATCCTTTAGTGGAATTACTCACAGCCGCATTGACAGCAACGGTGGCCTTACTGCTACCACCATCAGAATGGTCGATCGCAGTGATCTTTTTCACTTTCACTTTAATCGCATTAACTTTTATCGATATCGATAAAATGCTGCTACCTGATCAACTCACCCTGCCACTCATGTGGGCAGGCTTAATGCTGGCGGTGTTAGGAATAAGTCCGGTTTCCATTGAAGACGCCCTGATTGGCGCCATGTTTGGTTATCTGTCACTTTGGAGTTTGTACTGGTGCTTTAAGCTACTGACCGGTAAGGAAGGGATGGGATACGGTGATTTCAAGCTACTTGCGGCACTTGGTGCATGGTTAGGTTGGCAATCATTACCCTTTGTGATCTTACTATCTTCGTTAATTGGTGCAATCTGTGGCATTATCTTAATGAAAATTCAGAAATCAGATACCCAAGCACCATTCTCCTTTGGCCCTTACCTAGCAATGGCGGGTTGGGTCAGCATGCTGTGGGGAACCCAGATTATTGATTGGTATCTGACAAGCTACTTAGGACTGTAA